In one window of Catellicoccus marimammalium M35/04/3 DNA:
- a CDS encoding adenine phosphoribosyltransferase, translating to MDLKNYIASIENYPKEGIVFRDISPLMADGEAYRAATQAIVEYAKEKEVDMVVGPEARGFIVGCPVAYEMSIGFAPVRKPGKLPRETIEVSYEKEYGMDTLTIHKDAIKPGQRVLITDDLLATGGTIAATIKLVEELGGIVVGCAFLIELTDLHGRDNIKDYDIKVLMEY from the coding sequence ATGGATTTAAAAAATTATATCGCAAGCATTGAAAACTACCCAAAAGAAGGAATTGTTTTCCGTGATATTTCACCGTTAATGGCAGATGGTGAGGCCTATCGTGCTGCGACACAAGCCATTGTAGAATATGCAAAAGAAAAAGAAGTAGATATGGTAGTAGGACCAGAAGCACGTGGATTTATCGTTGGATGTCCTGTCGCTTATGAAATGAGCATTGGATTTGCTCCAGTCCGCAAACCAGGAAAATTACCTCGTGAAACAATCGAAGTAAGCTACGAAAAAGAATATGGAATGGATACATTAACAATTCACAAAGATGCCATCAAACCAGGTCAACGTGTATTAATTACAGATGACTTATTAGCTACTGGCGGTACGATTGCTGCAACGATTAAATTAGTAGAAGAATTAGGCGGAATTGTTGTTGGATGTGCCTTTTTAATTGAATTAACAGACTTACACGGTCGTGACAACATCAAAGATTATGACATTAAAGTATTAATGGAATATTAA
- the recJ gene encoding single-stranded-DNA-specific exonuclease RecJ, whose product MQSSMYQWKQPKELTNEEKEQISIFASDLSIAGPLAELLWRRGIQTKADYEAWIHPRIEDLHDPFLFPDMAKAVARILFAIENNQRILIYGDYDCDGISSTVVLKDVLDAMGAEVEYFLPDRTTDGYGPNLSVYKYYIQSGIDLIITVDNGITGFEALAYAKEQGVDVIVTDHHQLKEELPEAYAIIHPLLPGTDYPEKHLAGVGVAFKLACALVDGIPTEVLDMVALGTIADLMPLTGENRTLVALGLDAMRHSERMGLQQLAHFANLSLETITSEQVSFQIAPRLNAPGRLGDANIAVEMLTTFDDEVAQQYAKEINALNTERKEYVEKAVEEAKEQLTEDKIQIVTSTEWPEGILGIVAGKIMDQTGCPCLALHLDPLSGEAKGSARSVESLSIVSLLEQCSDLLVTFGGHPAAAGLTITTENLEAFRQKINQLPEVEAFEKGKKEQEIDLILSVEDCTMDFFDELQILAPFGKGNPIPCLELQGVSIENPKTFGKNQAHMKGLIVQKEEEKISKLPFIYFSYRGSQRDLLSSTKVNVIGELDCNEWQGKQTLQLRLKDYEIPTLQLFDARGQRFLSEDYVQSDALYLYFNPLHKRRLQMYYPEATLLDVTTYLTQEDDVTQVILLDLPTHLEELAQVIHKHKDQEYVLVAHDFEEAYLNGMPSREQFTYVFQYLKKQKDLDVHHQLKQLSQMLKIPMQNLIFMINLFRDLDFVRIQNGILNPVPNPTKRPLDSSTIYQERETLIQSEAFLLYETIDSLFHWFQQQEEEK is encoded by the coding sequence TTGCAATCATCCATGTACCAATGGAAACAACCAAAGGAATTAACGAACGAAGAAAAAGAACAAATTTCTATTTTTGCTTCTGATTTATCCATTGCAGGTCCCTTAGCCGAATTATTATGGCGTCGTGGCATTCAGACAAAAGCCGATTATGAAGCATGGATTCATCCAAGAATAGAAGATTTACATGATCCTTTTTTATTCCCAGATATGGCAAAAGCAGTCGCTCGTATTCTTTTTGCGATTGAAAATAATCAGCGAATTTTAATCTATGGAGATTATGACTGTGATGGGATTTCTAGTACTGTCGTTTTAAAAGATGTCTTAGACGCGATGGGAGCAGAAGTAGAATATTTCCTACCAGATCGAACAACCGATGGATATGGACCAAATTTATCTGTTTATAAATATTATATTCAATCAGGAATTGATTTAATTATTACTGTAGATAATGGGATTACAGGATTTGAAGCTTTGGCTTATGCGAAAGAACAAGGGGTCGATGTTATTGTTACTGATCACCATCAATTAAAAGAAGAGCTTCCTGAAGCCTATGCTATTATTCATCCACTTCTACCTGGAACAGACTATCCAGAGAAGCATTTAGCAGGGGTAGGGGTAGCCTTTAAACTTGCTTGTGCTTTAGTAGATGGTATCCCAACTGAAGTGCTAGATATGGTGGCTTTAGGAACGATTGCTGATTTGATGCCATTAACTGGAGAAAATCGCACACTAGTGGCTTTAGGATTGGACGCGATGCGTCATTCTGAACGAATGGGATTACAACAATTAGCGCATTTTGCTAATCTTTCTCTAGAAACGATTACCTCTGAGCAAGTTTCTTTCCAAATCGCTCCTCGATTGAATGCACCAGGACGATTAGGAGATGCAAATATTGCTGTTGAAATGTTGACAACTTTTGACGATGAAGTAGCACAACAATATGCTAAAGAAATTAATGCATTGAATACAGAGCGTAAAGAATACGTAGAAAAAGCAGTAGAAGAAGCGAAAGAACAGTTAACCGAAGATAAAATTCAAATCGTTACAAGCACAGAATGGCCGGAAGGTATTTTAGGAATTGTGGCAGGAAAGATTATGGATCAAACAGGCTGTCCTTGTTTAGCTTTACATTTAGATCCATTAAGTGGAGAAGCAAAAGGCTCTGCTCGTAGCGTGGAATCTTTATCCATTGTTTCTTTACTAGAACAATGTTCTGACCTTTTAGTGACTTTTGGTGGACATCCTGCCGCGGCAGGTTTAACAATTACCACTGAAAATTTGGAAGCCTTTCGTCAAAAAATCAACCAACTACCAGAAGTAGAAGCTTTTGAAAAAGGAAAAAAAGAGCAAGAAATCGACCTTATTTTATCCGTAGAAGATTGCACAATGGACTTTTTTGATGAGTTACAAATCCTTGCTCCTTTTGGGAAAGGAAATCCTATCCCTTGTTTAGAATTACAAGGAGTCTCTATCGAAAATCCTAAAACTTTTGGTAAAAATCAAGCACATATGAAAGGGCTAATTGTCCAAAAAGAAGAAGAAAAAATAAGTAAATTACCGTTTATTTATTTTTCTTATCGTGGCTCCCAAAGAGATCTATTAAGTAGTACTAAAGTGAATGTCATTGGAGAATTGGACTGTAATGAATGGCAAGGAAAGCAAACGTTACAATTACGTTTGAAAGATTATGAGATTCCTACTTTACAATTGTTTGATGCTCGTGGACAACGCTTTTTATCTGAAGATTATGTACAATCCGATGCTCTTTATCTATATTTCAATCCGTTGCATAAACGTCGCTTACAAATGTATTATCCAGAAGCGACTTTACTAGATGTGACCACTTATTTAACACAAGAAGACGATGTTACTCAAGTGATTCTATTAGATCTTCCTACTCATTTAGAAGAGCTTGCTCAAGTAATTCATAAACATAAAGATCAAGAGTACGTTTTAGTCGCTCATGACTTTGAAGAAGCATATCTTAATGGAATGCCAAGTCGAGAACAATTCACTTATGTTTTCCAATATTTGAAAAAACAAAAAGATTTGGATGTCCATCATCAATTAAAACAATTGAGTCAGATGCTAAAAATCCCTATGCAAAACTTGATATTTATGATAAATTTATTTAGGGACTTGGATTTTGTTCGCATTCAAAATGGAATCTTAAATCCAGTACCAAATCCAACAAAACGACCATTAGATAGTAGTACGATTTATCAAGAACGTGAAACCTTAATTCAAAGTGAAGCTTTCTTATTATACGAAACAATAGATAGCTTATTTCATTGGTTTCAACAACAGGAGGAAGAAAAATAA
- a CDS encoding tyrosine-protein kinase family protein yields the protein MSTIPPLVNNETEVASFRQLAENIDLNFEHKQIIAVTSSQKGEGKSTIAANLAFTYAKEGFQTLLIDANLTSPMQDTIFDLQNYKGVSTYLEEESPLLQRFTLPSGYIRTLDLLTSGPHLAKAQNYRQNLEQLLEEAKKYYRRIIIDTSALDVSDLSLEFIQESELTLFIARKKYSEQKEVQRAFKKLKRCDIPIAIVENEFKS from the coding sequence ATGAGTACAATTCCCCCATTAGTAAATAACGAAACTGAAGTGGCGTCTTTTCGACAATTAGCAGAAAATATTGATTTGAATTTTGAACATAAACAAATTATTGCGGTGACTTCTAGTCAAAAAGGAGAAGGGAAATCAACGATTGCGGCAAATTTAGCTTTTACTTATGCTAAGGAAGGGTTCCAAACCTTATTAATTGATGCCAATTTAACTTCTCCAATGCAAGATACAATTTTTGATTTACAAAATTATAAAGGAGTATCCACTTATCTAGAAGAAGAATCTCCGCTATTACAGCGTTTTACTTTACCTTCAGGATACATTCGCACACTTGATTTATTAACAAGTGGTCCTCATTTAGCGAAAGCACAAAATTATCGTCAAAATTTGGAACAGTTGTTAGAAGAAGCGAAAAAATATTATCGCCGAATTATTATCGATACGAGTGCACTAGATGTTTCTGATCTTTCTTTAGAATTTATCCAAGAAAGTGAATTAACTCTATTTATTGCACGAAAAAAATATTCAGAACAAAAAGAGGTACAGAGAGCCTTTAAAAAATTAAAACGTTGTGATATTCCTATTGCAATCGTCGAAAATGAATTTAAGTCTTAA
- the aroA gene encoding 3-phosphoshikimate 1-carboxyvinyltransferase, producing MMNLRFSHPYLKGKLRVASDKSISHRALMLGAYSKGKTEIHHLLQAKDITSTKEALQKAGAMITEDNGRIIVEGCNRQWKEEELFFDLGNSGTSARLLSGLFANTTKTYHFTGDESLQQRPMKRIIDPLEKMGVHFTTQNMKLPFAFSSMELQGMTYSLPVASAQVKSAILLAGLSAKGDTTVIETIPTRNHTEEMLPFFGGRVEVQEKEEHTEIQLVGNQELEGTELFVPADISSAAFFIVGAILTPKSDLYLMDLTKNKTRNGLVEVLLRMGAHLEWIPQENGLYQLHCQYSPNLKGTIVEGKEIPQLIDELPLLALVATQAEGKTIVRNAEELKVKESNRILSTATELKKLGAEIVVKEDGWEIAGDSLLHGGKVESHQDHRIAMMLMIAALLIPEPVFLTDEQAMEISYPSFMNNLQSVLYEEFMI from the coding sequence ATGATGAATCTTCGTTTTTCTCACCCCTATTTAAAGGGAAAACTACGAGTAGCTAGTGACAAATCAATCTCTCATCGCGCTTTGATGCTTGGTGCATATAGTAAAGGTAAAACAGAGATTCATCACTTATTACAAGCAAAAGATATCACTTCTACAAAAGAGGCTTTACAAAAAGCAGGGGCAATGATCACTGAAGACAACGGTAGAATCATAGTAGAAGGATGCAATCGTCAATGGAAAGAAGAAGAGCTCTTTTTTGATTTAGGAAATTCAGGAACTTCTGCTCGTCTTTTATCCGGTCTTTTTGCTAACACTACAAAAACGTATCATTTCACAGGAGATGAGTCATTACAACAACGCCCTATGAAACGGATTATTGATCCTTTAGAAAAAATGGGCGTTCATTTTACCACTCAAAATATGAAGTTACCTTTTGCTTTTTCTAGTATGGAGTTACAAGGAATGACGTATTCATTACCTGTTGCTAGTGCGCAAGTAAAATCTGCAATTTTACTGGCAGGATTATCCGCAAAAGGAGACACAACAGTGATAGAAACAATTCCTACTAGAAATCACACAGAAGAAATGTTACCTTTCTTTGGAGGTAGGGTTGAAGTTCAAGAAAAAGAAGAACATACAGAAATTCAACTTGTAGGAAATCAAGAGTTAGAGGGGACAGAACTATTTGTACCGGCCGATATTTCTTCTGCGGCATTTTTTATCGTAGGAGCAATTTTAACCCCCAAAAGTGACTTGTACTTAATGGATCTAACAAAAAACAAAACAAGAAATGGTTTGGTTGAGGTTCTACTAAGAATGGGTGCTCATTTGGAGTGGATTCCACAAGAAAATGGATTATATCAACTGCATTGCCAATATAGTCCAAACCTAAAAGGAACGATTGTAGAGGGAAAAGAAATTCCCCAATTAATCGATGAACTACCATTACTTGCCTTAGTAGCAACACAAGCAGAAGGAAAGACGATAGTTCGTAACGCAGAAGAATTGAAAGTAAAAGAATCCAATCGTATTTTATCTACCGCTACAGAATTGAAAAAACTAGGAGCAGAGATTGTAGTTAAAGAAGATGGATGGGAAATTGCAGGAGATTCTTTATTACATGGAGGCAAGGTAGAAAGCCACCAAGATCATCGAATCGCGATGATGCTGATGATTGCTGCTTTGTTGATTCCAGAACCTGTCTTTTTAACAGATGAACAAGCAATGGAGATTTCTTATCCATCTTTTATGAACAATTTACAATCTGTTTTGTATGAAGAGTTTATGATATGA
- the aroC gene encoding chorismate synthase produces MNFITAGESHGPCLTGIIDHFPAGLTVDIEKINQALAQRQKGYGRGGRMKIEQDKVQILSGIRHQKTMGSPITFQIENRDFKNWQKEMSALEPYETKRGVYTPRPGHADLVGGIKYGQEDMRNVLERSSARETAMRVAIGALCTQLLEVLGITLQGRVFQIGPVKDLVVEDEFTTHNDLRVVHEAVAEEMKNWIQKAKEEGTTLGGGIEVIVKGMPAGVGDYTQWNRKLDARLSYAVMSINAMKGVTFGDGISLIQSFGKDVMDEIAWKEEEGYYRLSNHLGGIEGGMSTGMPIRLQAYMKPIPTQYHPLQTVDVRTKEIYQASVERSDHCAVPSASYVVEAVVATTLVEILCEQFTSDTVEQLKEAVEKQRKRGQDL; encoded by the coding sequence GCAGGATTAACGGTAGATATTGAAAAGATCAATCAAGCGTTAGCCCAGCGCCAAAAAGGATATGGCCGTGGTGGAAGAATGAAAATCGAACAAGACAAAGTTCAAATTTTATCTGGGATTCGTCACCAAAAAACAATGGGAAGCCCAATTACTTTTCAAATTGAAAATCGAGATTTTAAAAATTGGCAAAAAGAAATGTCTGCTTTAGAACCTTATGAAACAAAACGTGGAGTCTATACACCAAGACCAGGACATGCAGATTTAGTTGGTGGGATTAAATATGGACAAGAAGATATGCGCAATGTGTTAGAACGTTCTTCTGCTCGCGAAACAGCAATGCGAGTTGCTATTGGAGCCTTATGTACTCAATTACTAGAAGTATTGGGCATTACTTTGCAAGGACGCGTTTTTCAAATTGGCCCAGTAAAAGATCTTGTAGTCGAAGATGAATTTACCACTCATAATGACTTACGTGTTGTCCATGAAGCAGTAGCCGAGGAAATGAAAAACTGGATTCAAAAAGCCAAAGAAGAAGGAACTACATTAGGTGGAGGCATAGAAGTTATTGTTAAAGGAATGCCTGCAGGAGTTGGCGACTATACGCAGTGGAATCGAAAATTAGATGCTCGTCTAAGTTATGCGGTGATGAGTATTAACGCGATGAAAGGTGTTACTTTTGGAGATGGTATTTCCTTAATTCAATCTTTTGGAAAAGACGTGATGGATGAAATCGCTTGGAAAGAAGAGGAAGGCTATTATCGTCTTTCTAATCATCTTGGAGGAATTGAAGGGGGTATGTCTACTGGAATGCCAATTCGCTTACAAGCGTATATGAAACCTATCCCTACACAATATCATCCACTACAAACCGTAGATGTACGAACAAAAGAAATTTATCAAGCTAGTGTCGAACGTAGCGATCATTGCGCTGTACCAAGTGCTAGTTACGTAGTAGAAGCGGTCGTAGCGACAACTTTAGTCGAAATTCTTTGCGAACAATTTACAAGTGACACAGTAGAACAATTAAAAGAAGCGGTTGAAAAACAAAGAAAAAGAGGACAAGACTTATGA